Proteins from a single region of Aerococcus viridans:
- a CDS encoding uracil-DNA glycosylase produces the protein MTRLGKMPNDWAQVLAPVLSSEDFKNFENYIIEAYQKGPVYPDPDNIYEAFARTPFNQVKVVILGQDPYHQPGQAQGLSFSVNKGVKIPPSLRNIYKELEADLAIPPASHGDLREWADQGVLLLNAVLTVPDSSANAHKGKGWEVLTDAAVSALNQAPEPIVFILWGNSAKAKATLIDDRKHYILSSVHPSPLSASRGFFGTKPFSKANELLEKSGRTPIDWQVSS, from the coding sequence ATGACACGTTTAGGGAAGATGCCAAATGACTGGGCACAAGTACTAGCGCCTGTATTGTCATCTGAAGATTTCAAAAATTTTGAAAATTATATCATAGAAGCCTATCAAAAAGGCCCGGTTTACCCGGACCCAGACAATATTTATGAAGCTTTTGCGCGCACGCCATTTAATCAAGTGAAGGTGGTTATCTTAGGACAAGATCCTTACCATCAACCTGGTCAAGCGCAGGGCTTGAGTTTTTCGGTGAATAAAGGTGTAAAAATCCCACCATCATTACGCAATATCTATAAAGAACTTGAAGCAGATTTAGCCATTCCACCAGCTAGTCATGGAGATTTAAGGGAATGGGCTGACCAGGGTGTTTTATTATTGAATGCAGTTTTGACTGTGCCAGATTCTAGCGCTAATGCCCATAAAGGCAAAGGCTGGGAAGTTTTAACCGATGCGGCGGTTAGTGCCTTAAATCAAGCACCTGAACCCATTGTCTTTATTTTATGGGGGAATTCAGCTAAAGCCAAAGCGACATTAATCGACGATCGGAAACATTATATTTTAAGTTCAGTGCACCCGAGTCCCTTATCCGCCTCACGTGGTTTTTTCGGGACCAAGCCATTTTCCAAGGCGAATGAATTGCTGGAAAAATCAGGGCGGACCCCAATTGATTGGCAAGTATCATCGTAG
- a CDS encoding Cof-type HAD-IIB family hydrolase: MIELIVSDMDGTLLDEHMDIPQANIDAIMHTYNKGIPFVVCTGRNFTEAKVKLDEAGIRCPIIGLNGSILFDRNGKVEYEVDIDDQTALDILDKGYEAGFYMEAMTSKNVYSSSLEQRILAITELIHEMNPEMSLEEARTRATQSNEVTTIDYRDDLRTLITEEGQAIIKITFVDADPENTIKPLAAELGDKYPDTHITSSFKYNIEINHADGTKGKAVEKYCQDHGYNINNVVAVGDNFNDVSMLKAAGYSFAMANAEPEVKSYAKYETTSNYDGGVANAIYQSLKMAEND; the protein is encoded by the coding sequence ATGATTGAATTGATTGTTTCAGATATGGATGGCACCCTGTTGGACGAACATATGGATATTCCACAAGCAAATATTGATGCGATTATGCATACATATAATAAAGGGATTCCATTTGTCGTATGTACTGGCCGTAATTTTACCGAAGCTAAAGTTAAATTGGATGAAGCGGGTATCCGTTGCCCGATTATCGGCTTGAACGGCTCAATCCTTTTTGACAGAAATGGAAAAGTAGAATACGAAGTAGATATAGATGACCAAACTGCCCTTGATATCCTGGATAAAGGCTATGAAGCGGGCTTTTATATGGAGGCCATGACCAGTAAAAATGTCTACTCATCTTCGTTAGAGCAACGTATTCTTGCAATTACGGAACTGATTCACGAGATGAATCCGGAAATGTCATTAGAAGAAGCGAGAACGCGCGCAACACAATCGAATGAGGTAACAACTATCGATTATCGTGATGATTTAAGAACTTTGATTACTGAAGAAGGTCAAGCCATTATAAAGATTACATTTGTCGATGCAGACCCTGAAAATACGATTAAACCATTAGCGGCAGAACTAGGCGATAAATATCCTGATACCCATATCACCTCATCATTTAAGTATAATATTGAAATCAACCATGCTGATGGTACTAAGGGTAAGGCTGTTGAAAAATACTGTCAAGACCATGGGTACAACATCAATAATGTCGTGGCAGTTGGGGATAATTTCAATGACGTGTCTATGCTAAAAGCAGCTGGTTATTCGTTCGCAATGGCCAATGCAGAACCGGAAGTGAAATCATACGCTAAATATGAAACAACTAGTAATTACGACGGTGGCGTGGCGAATGCCATTTACCAGTCATTGAAAATGGCTGAAAACGACTGA
- a CDS encoding Ppx/GppA family phosphatase: MKERIGLIDIGSNSIRLVVFQVEDNLAMREIQNIKIPARIFQYINDDHEMSQDGIDTLARIIGAFAKEAAILKADRILPKATAAIRQSKNKDDIINQVKKKTGVTIELVPEEMEAYYGFSAIVHSMSDSDGVSIDIGGGSTEITVFKDKELVEAFSFPFGAVSLQEKFFNGKDFNDAKSIKETRKFVRQAFSEQPFFENLNLPIFAIGGSARNVARVHQMQSNYGMAGLHGYIMKPKQIDHVFDTFVDLSMKEMLKLEGLSSNRADIIVPATIVFQELIQTVDSPVFKFSQEGLREGIVYEYLEEKYRSAFDIHRVAQETVERLSSIYQFSMPDSAQRMVIARQLYAALSEDGYLKLNDRELELMNYGAYLYNLGEMIEPGNASQHTFYLLSNSNLNGFSHPERLALSILASYKNKTLFDQYLTTYGEMLDDKQVETLQHIGGLIKFAECLNDSHNNIVKSMDTVMKGNNLILRVFFQGELLSEVYRSEDQKKHVERAIGKDITLEFINANSYRAIL; this comes from the coding sequence ATGAAAGAACGAATTGGTTTGATTGATATAGGTTCAAACTCTATTCGCCTTGTTGTCTTTCAAGTCGAAGATAATTTAGCCATGCGAGAAATTCAAAACATTAAAATTCCCGCACGGATTTTTCAATATATTAATGATGATCACGAAATGTCACAGGATGGTATTGACACCCTAGCCCGGATAATTGGCGCCTTTGCAAAAGAAGCGGCTATATTAAAAGCTGACCGCATCTTGCCAAAAGCAACTGCAGCCATCCGACAATCAAAAAATAAAGATGACATCATCAATCAAGTGAAGAAAAAAACTGGTGTCACCATTGAATTAGTGCCTGAAGAAATGGAAGCTTACTACGGATTCTCTGCAATCGTTCACTCTATGAGTGATTCTGACGGTGTATCCATTGATATCGGTGGTGGCTCAACAGAAATCACAGTCTTTAAGGACAAGGAATTGGTTGAAGCCTTCTCTTTCCCATTTGGGGCCGTATCACTACAAGAAAAATTCTTTAACGGGAAAGACTTCAATGATGCTAAAAGCATCAAGGAAACACGTAAATTTGTCCGCCAAGCATTTTCTGAACAACCCTTCTTTGAAAACTTAAACTTACCGATTTTTGCTATTGGTGGTTCTGCGCGTAACGTTGCCCGTGTCCACCAAATGCAGTCAAATTACGGTATGGCTGGTTTACATGGATATATAATGAAGCCAAAGCAAATTGACCATGTCTTTGATACTTTTGTCGACTTGTCAATGAAAGAGATGCTCAAATTAGAAGGTTTGTCTTCTAACCGAGCAGATATTATTGTGCCAGCGACAATCGTCTTCCAAGAATTAATTCAAACCGTTGATTCACCAGTATTTAAATTCTCACAAGAAGGATTGCGTGAGGGTATTGTGTATGAATATTTAGAGGAAAAATACCGGTCTGCCTTCGACATCCATCGAGTGGCTCAAGAAACAGTTGAGCGATTATCTAGTATTTACCAATTTTCAATGCCTGATTCAGCGCAACGAATGGTGATTGCTCGCCAGTTATACGCGGCCTTAAGTGAAGATGGCTATTTGAAATTGAATGATCGTGAATTAGAGTTAATGAATTATGGGGCATATTTGTACAATCTTGGGGAAATGATTGAACCAGGAAATGCATCGCAACATACCTTCTATTTACTTTCTAACTCTAACTTAAATGGGTTCTCGCACCCTGAAAGATTAGCCCTTTCTATTTTAGCTTCATATAAAAATAAAACTTTATTTGACCAATATTTAACAACCTATGGAGAAATGCTAGACGATAAACAAGTGGAAACCCTTCAACACATTGGAGGACTGATCAAGTTTGCTGAATGTCTAAATGATTCTCATAACAATATTGTGAAAAGTATGGATACCGTGATGAAAGGTAATAACCTGATTCTACGTGTCTTCTTCCAAGGAGAATTATTATCCGAAGTCTACCGTTCTGAGGACCAAAAGAAACATGTAGAACGTGCAATCGGCAAAGACATTACCCTAGAGTTTATAAATGCAAATTCATATCGGGCCATTTTATAA
- a CDS encoding ABC-F family ATP-binding cassette domain-containing protein: protein MLTVNNVSVQFASRKLYDEVNLKFTPENCYGIIGANGAGKSTFLKVLSGELSPTTGNVSMGDDERLSVLSQNHFGFEEYTVLDTVIMGNKRLYTVREEKDALYAKADFSEEDGIRAGELEAEFAEMNGWDAENEASQLLRGLGIGEGMHYQTMSELAEQEKVKVLLAQALFGEPDVLLLDEPTNGLDSDTIEWLAEYIINFPNTVLVVSHDRYFLNKVCTHICDVDYGKIQLYVGNYDFWKQSSELAAKLQADANAKKEEKVKELQDFIARFSANASKSKQATSRKKTLEKIELDDIRPSSRKYPFVGFEPEREIGNDVLTVENLSKTIDGVKVLDNVSFIIRPKDKVAFVSRNDISTTALMEIITGNMEPDSGSYKWGVTTSQTYLARDNSDEFENSQQSILDWLRQFANGPEEEDNTFLRSFLGRMLFSGDEVNKNLDVLSGGERVRCMLSKMMLSKANVLVMDDPTNHLDLESISSLNEGLIKFKEVVLFTSHDREFIQTIANRIIHVTPNGVVDRMDTTYEEFLDNKDVQDRIQKLYAE, encoded by the coding sequence ATGTTAACTGTAAATAATGTAAGTGTACAATTTGCAAGTCGTAAATTGTATGATGAAGTAAACTTAAAATTCACACCTGAGAACTGCTACGGCATTATCGGTGCCAACGGAGCGGGTAAATCTACCTTCTTAAAAGTATTATCTGGCGAATTAAGCCCAACAACTGGTAACGTATCAATGGGTGACGACGAACGCCTATCAGTTTTAAGCCAAAATCACTTTGGTTTTGAAGAATACACAGTTTTAGACACTGTTATCATGGGTAACAAACGTCTTTACACAGTTCGTGAAGAAAAAGATGCCCTATACGCTAAAGCTGACTTCTCTGAAGAAGACGGGATTCGCGCTGGTGAATTAGAAGCTGAATTTGCTGAAATGAACGGTTGGGATGCTGAAAATGAAGCATCACAATTATTACGTGGTTTAGGTATTGGCGAGGGCATGCACTACCAAACAATGAGCGAATTAGCTGAGCAAGAAAAAGTAAAAGTCTTACTTGCACAAGCACTATTCGGTGAACCTGACGTCTTACTACTAGATGAGCCGACAAACGGTTTGGATTCAGACACCATCGAATGGTTAGCTGAATATATCATCAACTTCCCGAACACTGTATTAGTTGTTTCCCATGACCGTTACTTCCTAAACAAGGTATGTACCCACATCTGTGACGTAGACTACGGTAAAATTCAACTTTACGTTGGTAACTACGACTTCTGGAAACAATCTTCAGAATTAGCTGCTAAATTACAAGCTGATGCAAATGCGAAAAAAGAAGAGAAAGTGAAAGAGTTACAAGACTTTATCGCCCGCTTCTCTGCCAACGCATCTAAATCAAAACAAGCGACTTCTCGTAAGAAAACATTGGAGAAAATCGAATTGGATGACATCCGTCCTTCAAGCCGTAAATATCCATTTGTTGGATTCGAGCCAGAACGTGAAATTGGTAATGATGTACTAACAGTAGAAAACCTTTCTAAAACAATTGATGGCGTGAAAGTATTAGATAATGTATCATTCATTATCCGTCCAAAAGATAAAGTAGCTTTTGTATCTCGTAACGATATCTCAACTACTGCTTTAATGGAAATCATCACAGGGAATATGGAACCAGACTCAGGTTCATACAAATGGGGTGTCACTACAAGTCAAACTTACCTGGCACGAGATAACTCAGATGAATTTGAAAACAGCCAACAAAGTATCCTTGATTGGTTACGTCAATTCGCCAATGGTCCAGAGGAAGAAGATAACACATTCTTACGTTCATTCTTAGGTCGTATGTTATTCTCTGGTGACGAAGTAAACAAAAACCTAGATGTATTATCGGGTGGGGAACGTGTTCGTTGTATGTTATCTAAGATGATGTTATCTAAAGCCAATGTATTGGTAATGGATGACCCAACAAATCACTTGGACTTGGAATCTATTTCTAGTCTGAATGAGGGCTTAATCAAATTTAAAGAAGTCGTATTATTCACTTCTCATGACCGTGAGTTTATCCAAACAATCGCTAACCGTATCATCCATGTAACACCAAATGGTGTGGTTGACCGTATGGATACTACTTACGAAGAATTTTTAGACAATAAAGATGTGCAAGACCGCATCCAAAAATTATACGCTGAATAA
- a CDS encoding ABC transporter ATP-binding protein has product MNFIWKYVKKYPGKLLITFIATIGTAAVMIGLPTLLAQMIDNAIITQNIPLLWRYTWIMMGLVVLSLISRTITAYTVSNIVNDMVMNIRNDAYKKMQNLSHHEFQELGVASLTTRISTDAFVILQFMEMTLKQGLVSPMMLIFSIIMIFSISPALGIYVIPVSIIILLSVIFIAKYTLPISEKQQASLDNINRILRENITGLRVIRAFNNEQFQEGRFKDVNQSYKKQSGKLFKTIAITPALFSLLLNTVIIAILWFGAGLIETGSMQVGIMVAFIEYVFHALFSLLMFANIFMMYPRAAVSAGRLQEVMDMPITVASPDPQVAITESDEFGTLEFRDVDFAYPDASKPVLRNISFKTNPGETVAFIGSTGSGKSTIVKLIPRFYDVSKGQILIDGIDVRNYELNALRSKIGYTPQKALLFTGDIAENLRYGKFNADDMDLDRATNVAQASEFINRLETKYATHLDEGGANLSGGQKQRLSIARSIIANREIYIFDDSFSALDYKTDAAVRQALKDETQNATTIIVAQRVSSIIHADQIIVLDEGEVAARGTHKELLKTSELYYEIASSQLSEEELNRG; this is encoded by the coding sequence TTGAATTTTATCTGGAAATACGTTAAAAAATACCCTGGTAAATTGCTGATCACATTCATTGCTACCATTGGAACGGCAGCAGTAATGATCGGCTTACCTACCCTATTAGCGCAAATGATTGATAATGCCATTATTACCCAGAATATCCCTTTATTATGGCGCTATACATGGATAATGATGGGATTGGTGGTACTATCCCTCATTTCACGGACGATCACCGCTTATACCGTTTCTAATATCGTCAATGACATGGTCATGAACATCCGAAACGACGCCTACAAAAAAATGCAAAACCTATCTCACCATGAGTTTCAAGAGTTGGGTGTGGCATCTTTAACGACCCGTATTTCAACCGATGCCTTTGTGATTTTACAGTTTATGGAGATGACTTTAAAACAAGGTCTAGTATCCCCTATGATGCTAATTTTCTCGATCATCATGATCTTCTCCATTTCACCGGCATTAGGAATCTACGTGATTCCCGTTTCTATTATTATCCTCTTATCTGTAATTTTTATCGCCAAATACACTTTGCCGATTTCTGAAAAACAACAGGCAAGTTTAGATAATATCAACCGGATTCTACGGGAAAACATTACTGGTTTACGTGTAATCCGTGCCTTCAATAATGAGCAATTCCAAGAAGGCCGGTTTAAAGACGTTAACCAATCTTACAAGAAACAATCTGGTAAATTATTCAAAACCATCGCGATTACACCGGCCCTATTCTCTCTATTATTGAATACCGTGATTATTGCGATCCTTTGGTTTGGGGCTGGCTTGATTGAGACTGGTTCTATGCAAGTTGGTATCATGGTTGCCTTTATCGAGTACGTTTTCCACGCATTATTCTCATTATTAATGTTTGCCAACATTTTTATGATGTACCCACGTGCGGCAGTTTCAGCTGGCCGATTACAAGAAGTGATGGATATGCCAATTACAGTTGCTTCACCTGATCCACAAGTGGCTATTACTGAATCTGATGAATTTGGTACCCTAGAATTCCGTGACGTTGACTTTGCTTATCCAGATGCTTCTAAGCCCGTTCTACGGAACATTTCCTTTAAAACAAATCCTGGTGAAACGGTGGCTTTTATTGGGTCAACTGGATCTGGTAAATCAACGATTGTTAAGTTAATCCCACGTTTCTACGACGTGAGTAAGGGTCAGATTTTAATTGACGGGATTGACGTTCGAAACTATGAATTGAATGCTTTACGGTCAAAAATTGGATATACACCGCAAAAAGCCCTACTATTTACTGGGGATATCGCGGAAAACTTACGTTATGGTAAATTCAATGCGGATGATATGGACCTGGACCGAGCGACTAACGTGGCGCAGGCTTCTGAATTTATCAACCGTTTGGAAACCAAATATGCGACTCATTTAGATGAAGGTGGGGCCAACCTATCTGGTGGACAAAAACAACGTTTGTCTATTGCCCGTTCCATTATCGCGAACCGAGAAATTTACATCTTCGATGACTCGTTTTCAGCACTAGACTACAAGACCGATGCTGCAGTGCGCCAAGCCTTAAAAGACGAAACACAGAATGCAACAACTATCATCGTTGCCCAACGTGTAAGTTCCATTATCCATGCTGATCAAATCATAGTCCTAGATGAGGGTGAAGTGGCAGCGCGCGGTACTCATAAAGAATTGCTTAAAACGTCTGAACTTTACTATGAAATTGCATCATCTCAATTAAGTGAGGAGGAATTAAATCGTGGCTAA
- a CDS encoding ABC transporter ATP-binding protein — protein sequence MANTEIEKREIPTKEILCNLWRYIKPYKGQFFLAMFATVWMNIAGVLEPIVLGLAITELTSNVVDLMNQVPGAGINYEYVGYIALLYFIRGCFFWSGQYLGQYWLTNVVQNAIYDLRNDVAKKANNMPVSYFDSHPTGDVLSRMTNDIDSITNALQQSFIQFVNAILGISFAVISMFIIQWHLALIIVTTIPLSFLFAKLIINQSQSAFQNQANALGNLFGYTQEQLSGFTEIKVYSRQEESVAEFERRNQQLRDYGFRASFLSSLMMPLLNTVSNLGYVATAIAGGLYTLAGKLTVGNLQALVQYVMQITQPIQMLTQLSGVLQSALAAAHRVFDFLDEENEIQEEVTGHLPAKVTGAVEFDHVRFGYDPEKPLMRDISFKVEPGQTVAIVGPTGAGKTTLINLLMRFYDVDAGAIKIDGVPTKSMTRGELRKHFGMVLQDAWLYTDTVLENIRFGKLDANDYEVQEAAEVANVDHFINTLPGGYEMEINEEANNISLGQKQLMTIARAVIADPDILILDEATSSVDTRLEKLIQEAMNKIMEGRTSFVIAHRLSTIRDADLILVMQQGNITEHGTHDELMAADGFYADLYNSQFSEETPMDVSMGYS from the coding sequence GTGGCTAATACAGAAATTGAAAAACGAGAAATTCCAACTAAGGAAATCTTATGCAACCTATGGCGGTATATCAAACCCTATAAAGGCCAATTCTTCTTGGCCATGTTTGCCACTGTTTGGATGAATATTGCCGGTGTTTTAGAACCTATCGTACTTGGTTTAGCTATCACTGAATTAACCAGTAATGTAGTGGATTTGATGAACCAAGTACCTGGTGCAGGTATCAACTATGAATACGTTGGTTACATTGCCCTACTTTACTTTATCCGTGGCTGCTTCTTCTGGTCAGGTCAATACTTAGGTCAGTATTGGCTAACAAACGTGGTACAAAATGCTATTTACGACCTTCGTAACGATGTGGCTAAGAAAGCCAACAACATGCCTGTTTCTTATTTTGACAGCCATCCAACGGGTGATGTCTTATCCCGAATGACCAATGATATTGATTCAATTACCAATGCTTTACAACAGTCCTTTATCCAGTTCGTGAATGCGATTCTTGGGATTTCCTTTGCGGTTATTTCCATGTTCATTATCCAATGGCACCTAGCCTTAATTATTGTGACCACAATTCCATTGTCATTCCTTTTTGCTAAGCTGATTATTAACCAATCGCAATCAGCCTTCCAAAATCAAGCGAATGCCTTGGGGAACTTATTTGGTTATACGCAAGAACAATTATCAGGTTTCACTGAAATCAAGGTTTACAGTCGTCAAGAGGAATCGGTGGCAGAATTCGAACGCCGAAACCAACAATTGCGGGATTACGGTTTTAGAGCCAGCTTCCTATCGTCTCTAATGATGCCGCTACTGAATACAGTAAGTAATTTGGGTTATGTGGCCACTGCGATTGCTGGTGGTTTATATACCCTTGCTGGGAAGTTAACAGTCGGTAATCTACAAGCCTTAGTCCAATACGTGATGCAAATTACCCAACCGATTCAAATGTTGACCCAACTATCTGGTGTCTTACAATCAGCCCTAGCTGCCGCCCACCGTGTCTTCGATTTCTTAGACGAGGAAAATGAAATCCAAGAAGAAGTTACCGGCCACCTACCAGCGAAAGTTACTGGTGCTGTTGAATTCGACCACGTTCGCTTCGGTTATGACCCAGAGAAACCCTTGATGCGAGATATCTCATTCAAAGTTGAGCCTGGTCAAACAGTGGCCATTGTAGGACCAACTGGTGCAGGTAAAACGACTTTAATCAACTTGTTGATGCGTTTCTATGACGTGGATGCTGGTGCGATTAAAATTGATGGTGTACCCACTAAATCAATGACACGCGGGGAATTACGCAAGCACTTTGGTATGGTATTACAAGATGCTTGGTTATACACTGATACTGTCTTAGAAAATATTCGCTTTGGTAAATTGGACGCCAATGACTATGAAGTCCAAGAAGCAGCAGAAGTTGCCAACGTTGACCATTTCATCAACACCCTACCTGGCGGTTATGAAATGGAAATCAATGAAGAAGCCAACAATATTTCATTAGGACAAAAACAATTGATGACCATCGCTCGTGCCGTGATTGCAGATCCAGATATCCTAATCTTGGATGAAGCCACCTCATCAGTAGATACTCGTCTTGAAAAATTGATTCAAGAAGCTATGAATAAGATTATGGAAGGCAGAACGAGCTTCGTAATTGCCCACCGTTTATCAACGATTCGTGACGCTGACTTGATCTTAGTTATGCAACAAGGGAATATCACTGAACATGGTACCCATGATGAATTAATGGCAGCAGACGGCTTCTACGCTGATTTATATAACAGTCAATTCTCAGAAGAAACACCAATGGATGTTTCAATGGGGTATTCTTAA
- a CDS encoding AI-2E family transporter has translation MKKKFTWRRIISLLFVVIVGYWAINNFETIKGIFDSIITVTLPFLLGVALAFILNLPLKFFEKHMTKLVGKYYTWYRIVGILFGYLIIAGVIAFIIFLVVPDLQETLGSFISQVPAEINLLYNKINQYIADNPQILETVNQLNVDTNQLRDQLFSIVQSFTSGILDTTFSLVGNLVNGVFNAFVAIIFGTSILFKKETLTRQIKKIIYGTMPKHWANFTVNLGAEANQTFGHYVSGQVTEAVILLVLVFIGMTIFNFPFTLSISVLTGAMALVPIYGAIMGGVVGFFLIAVVDIVQAIWFIIFIIVVQQVEGNIIYPRVVGGSVGLPGIWVLFSVTVSGAFFGLAGMLLSVPIFALFYKLASATINYNLDQDNIKVTTETNNLK, from the coding sequence GTGAAGAAGAAATTTACATGGCGAAGAATTATCAGTTTGTTGTTTGTTGTGATTGTCGGTTACTGGGCAATCAATAATTTCGAGACTATCAAAGGGATATTTGATTCAATTATTACTGTCACCTTGCCATTCTTATTAGGTGTAGCATTGGCCTTTATCCTGAACTTACCATTGAAGTTCTTCGAAAAACATATGACTAAGTTAGTTGGGAAATATTACACTTGGTACAGAATTGTTGGCATCTTATTCGGCTACCTAATCATCGCTGGGGTGATTGCCTTTATTATCTTCCTAGTGGTACCGGATTTACAGGAAACATTAGGATCATTTATTAGCCAAGTACCAGCAGAAATCAATTTACTTTATAACAAAATTAACCAGTATATTGCAGATAATCCGCAAATACTAGAAACTGTAAATCAATTGAATGTGGACACCAACCAATTGAGAGACCAATTATTCTCAATCGTTCAATCCTTTACATCAGGTATTTTGGATACCACATTTAGTCTTGTTGGGAACCTTGTGAATGGTGTCTTTAATGCGTTTGTAGCCATTATCTTTGGTACGTCGATTCTCTTTAAAAAGGAAACCTTAACCAGACAGATTAAAAAAATTATTTACGGAACAATGCCGAAACATTGGGCCAACTTTACGGTTAACCTAGGTGCTGAAGCCAACCAAACCTTTGGTCATTATGTGTCTGGTCAGGTAACTGAAGCTGTTATTTTACTGGTACTCGTCTTTATCGGAATGACTATTTTCAACTTCCCATTCACCTTATCGATCTCGGTCCTAACTGGTGCAATGGCCTTAGTCCCTATCTATGGGGCCATCATGGGTGGGGTTGTCGGCTTCTTCCTAATCGCTGTTGTTGATATTGTTCAAGCCATTTGGTTTATCATTTTCATTATTGTAGTTCAGCAAGTGGAAGGGAATATCATCTACCCGAGAGTTGTCGGTGGGTCAGTCGGTTTACCAGGCATTTGGGTTCTATTCTCAGTAACCGTTTCAGGTGCCTTCTTCGGCCTAGCCGGTATGCTGCTATCAGTGCCGATTTTTGCCCTATTCTACAAGCTGGCATCCGCAACTATTAATTACAATTTAGACCAAGACAATATCAAAGTAACCACAGAAACCAATAATCTTAAATAA
- the coaA gene encoding type I pantothenate kinase — MQVNRDYYIIERMEWNQYLKDLNEDFEIKLTNEQLDRLTSLNDSLSLKDANEVYKPLTQLIAIYRENYKILERKRANFFGITGEIPPFIIGIAGGVAVGKSTTARLLKLFLAQAYPNLNVELVTTDGFLYPNAVLEKNGLMDRKGFPESYNMEALETFLTDVKSNKSEIYYPKYSHSVYDIVEDEENVLRNPQILIVEGINVLQTTENNTVYMSDFWDLSVYVDADEKQIEEWFYQRFNLLVDQAVDHPDDFYYQFTQVTHEKAMERAEHTWNNINLINLKEYILPTRNRANIVIHKEKDHYINELWIKKY; from the coding sequence ATGCAAGTAAATAGAGATTATTATATTATTGAACGAATGGAATGGAATCAATACTTAAAAGACTTAAATGAAGACTTTGAAATCAAGCTGACCAATGAACAATTGGACCGGCTAACATCTTTAAACGATTCCCTATCTTTAAAAGATGCAAACGAAGTATACAAACCTTTAACCCAGTTGATTGCCATTTACCGTGAAAATTATAAGATCCTAGAAAGAAAACGGGCTAATTTCTTCGGCATCACTGGAGAAATCCCGCCCTTTATTATTGGCATTGCCGGTGGGGTAGCAGTTGGTAAAAGTACAACAGCTCGATTGCTGAAGCTCTTTTTAGCGCAAGCCTATCCTAATTTAAACGTCGAATTAGTGACTACAGACGGGTTCTTATACCCAAATGCAGTGCTTGAAAAAAATGGGTTAATGGACCGTAAAGGGTTTCCAGAATCTTATAACATGGAGGCCTTGGAAACTTTCTTAACAGACGTGAAAAGCAATAAAAGTGAAATTTATTATCCAAAATATTCCCACTCCGTTTATGATATTGTAGAGGACGAGGAGAATGTATTGCGCAACCCTCAAATCCTAATTGTTGAAGGGATTAATGTCCTACAAACGACAGAGAATAATACGGTGTATATGAGTGACTTCTGGGATCTGTCCGTCTACGTCGATGCAGATGAAAAGCAGATCGAAGAATGGTTCTACCAACGATTCAACCTCTTAGTTGACCAGGCTGTTGACCACCCGGATGACTTCTACTATCAATTTACCCAAGTGACCCATGAAAAGGCCATGGAGAGAGCAGAGCATACCTGGAATAATATCAACTTGATTAACTTGAAGGAATATATTTTACCAACACGAAACCGCGCAAATATCGTGATTCATAAAGAAAAAGACCACTACATTAATGAATTGTGGATCAAGAAATATTAG